The DNA sequence TAGAGGTACTCCATACCCAGCAGTTCAccttggaaaaaacaaaaagacaaaacagaaaaaaagagggttttatatatatatttcactgaATACATGAAAGGTTACATTGATTAATACACAGTGTAAATGACAGTGAATGACTTCtgactgccatctagtggccagGGAGGAGACTACTGAGCCCCGTGAGCATCACCTGAGTGTTCACCTGTGCTCATCTCCATCAccttgtttctttgttctccTCTGGGCTGCTGTGAcgtttgtcaatttttttgtttgtttttaaatctgtatTAGGAAATAGTAAGTgaaatgtttaatgtgtttaaccttttcttgttgtttctttttttgtatttccttttttcataGGTTTCATGGTGCACCTGATGACACTTCTGAAGAAGGGGAAGTCTCCTCCGACACATGTCATGGTACTGCATATAAGAACGTTCatcttgctgtttttttccatgttgaACAGTTTGTTACCTGTGTAGGCTCCAGGGGTGCGATAGCGCTCATCCCAGCGTCTCCCGAGCACCTTCTGGCTGAGCTGGTCCACCGCCTCTCTCAGAGCGCTGCCGTAGGACCGGATGGAAGATGCTCCCTTCACAGCTTCCTCCATCCGGTCATCGTTCCAGCGCATCAGCCCGTCCAGAAGGTACGCCTGGAAATGGGCGTCGCTGGCACTGGTTCCTGAAGGTTCAGAACACAAAGAGGCATGTCACGTTTGTAAAACATATGAAGTATCTATAACACATAAtagatgttaaaaaataaagccaCACATTCTGAGAAAGAAGAGGTATAAAACTAGTAACGCATATGTGTGCAATACCTGGAATGAACCTGTTGAGGTGGAGGTGGAAGGACTCCAGGGAGGTGGAGCCCCGGGCACACCTGTAGCAGCACAGCTCTACATTGCCTTTCTTCAGGGTGCCGGTCTTGATGTAGAGCGGGAAGTCCTCCGGGTCCTGGATACAGCTCAGGTGCTTCTGCTGCTCCTTCCAGATCTGCTGGATCCGCTCGTGGTCCAGCAGAGGAACGCCCAGAGTGTCCTTCCCGCTCGGGCTGTCAAACAGACTGACGAGGGACCCGATCAGTCTGCTGGTCTCCTCCGCCCCCCTGGTCCTCCTCCTGCAGTGCAGCGCCAGCTCCCTCCGGGTGATCAGCGTGGTCACCGCCTCCTCGGAGATGTGGCCGACTCCCCTCGCTGCCAGCTCGCCCTCCTTGGCGCGGCGAAGAGCGGCGACGTCCTCCGGGTCCCACTGGAAGACGCAGGTGGAGAGGCGGGCCATGAACACGCCGTACAGGGGGTGAGCCTCCGTGGTGACACCTGCAGCAAATCGCCGCATGAAGTGCCAGATGTCCAGGCGCACCTGGAGCTCATCCCACCCTGTAAACATGGCCTTCACCCGACAGGGGCCACGCTGGCTGCAGCAGTCTCTGTCCACATAGATGACCTTGGGAGGTGCCTCACCCACCTCACTGTACCGCCTCACCAGGCCAGCTGCCATGGCGTCAAGCGCCTGTCCCTCACCAGCTGTCAGGACTGAGACGAGCACTTGGCCGTACTCGTTCCCGACATTAGTACACCAGGCAGCTGTACCTGCGGCAGCACCGGCGAGCTTCTTCGTGACCTATTCAGAAAAGATAAGGAGTTAAAAACTGTCTCTTATGTTTGCACTCAAAACTCTGCACATAAAGAGGGCTGTGGTACCTTCTTGGTGGAGTCCATCTTGAGGACCGAGCCAAAGATGGAGGTGATCTTGGCCTTCACCTCGTGCAGCCGGCTGAGCACATCCCTAGCGTACACAGCCAGCAGCCACTTGGGCTTGGGGAGGGCAGGTAGGCAGGGAGGCTCAGCGAAGACGGGGGGGCGGACAACAGCGGACCGAGCGAAGGGCTCACAAGCTGACAGGTACTGCAGGACGCGCTCCATCCACGCCTCGCTGTGCTGCTCCTGCAGCTTCTTGAACAGCTGGGTCGCGCTGTTGCCCATCGTCCTCTCCCTCATCATCCGCAGCACGCGGACGCCACACGAGTatctgaggagaggaaagagtgtaatgtcagaaaaacaaccCACAAATAAAAGCACCTGCTGTAATAATGGTTGACATTGATCATAAATTACCTGTAAGTGAGCagagctgggaactggctgcgGTGGCCCATATCCAGCTGGCCCAAGATGTCTTCCGACCACGCTGGATACTTCTTGGAGCAGCCTTTGCACTCCAGGTACTCGGTGGCGAGGTCGTACCAGCCGTCGATGTCCAGCACCTTCCGCACCGTCCTGTAGACTCCGGCGGCGGTGAGTCTGTGCTTGGCACAGGCTGGGCAGATGCAGGTCAGAGGGAACTGCCACATCTTCTGGGGCATCCACAGGAAGAGTGGGCGGCAGAAGAAGAGGTCAGGTGAGGCGGGAGGCTGGGCGTGAATGAGGGGGGCCTGAGGAGGGTACCACCACAGCTTCAGCTGTGAGACCAGCTCTGGCTTCCCGGTGCGTGGGTTGGCCTTGAACAACGTCTGCCGGATCCACGCCTGCTGGTAAGATGGAAGCTGATCCTTCCAGTGACTGGGAAGCTCAGCCGGCGGCTgatgaagaggagctgcaggtgGAGGGTCAGCAGAGGACTCAGGAGGCACCGTTGCTGCAAGAGCTGATGAAGGAGGAATTAAGCAAACAGGCAGCAAAACAAAATTAGATTGAATGTTTTGATAGTAACATGTCATGAAAGCAACTCACAAACTGCCACAATGTTAAGGTTACACTGTTTTTAATGTCAGTATAATACGAAGCAAAGAACCCAGGGTAAACACATGGGAAATTATGCAAAATTAACGTGTAAGTATTGATGAGGCCCACAGATAtgaaacatgcacacagacacagtaaCAACTACTATTGTTATGATTAGAACAACGACATCCCAGCAGTCCAGAGGGAGCTAAAGCGTGAATGAGAGGAGCATGCAGGATCATTGTTAAAAACAAAGgcatcttaaaatgcctaaaaatgctaaaaatgggtcaattacagtctgttgatacatattagaggataatatggccagaaattacagaaaaacaccatattttggaatttccaataatgacctccccaaaaaaaaagagtcacacccccccttatcgattttggtcaaaattggtgaaatcttaaaatgcctaaaaatgctaaaaatgggtcaattacagtctgttgatacatattagagcataatatggccagaaattacagaaaaacaccatattttggaatttccaaaatgacctccccaaaaaaaaagagtcacacccccccttatcgattttggtcaaaattggtgaaatcttaaaatgcctaaaaatgctaaaaatgggtgaattacagtctgttgatacatattagagcataatatggccagaaattacagaaaaacaccatattttggaatttccaaaatgacctccccaaaaaaaaagagtcacacccccccttatcgattttggtcaaaattggtgaaatcttaaaatgcctaaaaatgctaaaaatgggtcaattacagtctgttgatacatattagagcataatatggccagaaattacagaaaaacaccatattttggaatttccaaaatgacctccccaaaaaaaaagagtcacacccccccttatcgattttggtcaaaattggtgaaatcttaaaatgcctaaaaatgctaaaaatgggtcaattacagtctgttgatacatattagagcataatatggccagaaattacagaaaaacaccatattttggaatttccaaaatgacctccccaaaaaaaaagagtcacacccccccttatcgattttggtcaaaattggtgaaatcttaaaatgcctaaaaatgctaaaaatgggtcaattacagtctgttgatacatattagagcataatatggccagaaattacagaaaaacaccatattttggaatttccaaaatgacctccccaaaaaaaaagagtcacacccccccttatcgattttggtcaaaattggtgaaatcttaaaatgcctaaaaatgctaaaaatgggtcaattacagtctattgatacatattagagcataatatggccagaaattacagaaaaacaccatattttggaatttccaaaatgacctccccaaaaaaaaaagagtcacaccccccctgatcgattttggtcaaaattggtgaaatcttaaaatgcctaaaaatgctaaaaaaatgggtcaattacagtctgttgatacatattagagcataatatggccagaaattacagaaaaacaccatattttggaatttcaaaaatgacctccccaaaaaaaagtcatacccccccccttgtcgattttggtcaaaattggtgaaatcttaaaatgcctaaaactgcttaaaatgggtcaattatagtctgttgatacatattagagcataatatggccagaaattacagaaaaacaccatattttggaatttcaaaaatgacctccccaaaaaaaagagtcacacccccccttatcgattttggtcaaaattggtgaaatcttaaaatgcctaaaaatgctaaaaatgggtgaattacagtctgttgatacatattagagcataatatggccagaaattacagaaaaacaccatattttggaatttccaaaatgacctccccaaaaaaaaagtcacacccccccatgtcgattttggtcaaaattggtgaaatcttaaaatgcctaaaaatgctaaaaatgggtcaattacagtctgttgatacatattagagcataatatggccagaaattacagaaaaacaccatattttggaatttccaaaatgacctccccaaaaaaaaagagtcacacccccccttatcgattttggtcaaaattggtgaaatcttaaaatgcctaaaaatgctaaaaatgggtcaattacagtctgttgatacatattagaagcataatatggccagaaattacagaaaaacaccatattttggaatttccaaaatgacctcccccaaaaaaaagagtcacacccccccttatcgattttggtcaaaattggtgaaatcttaaaatgcctaaaaatgctaaaaatgggtcaattacagtctgttgatacatattagagcataatatggccagaaattacagaaaaacaccatatttggggatttccaaaataacctccccaaaaaaaagtcatacccccccccttgtcgattttggtcaaaattggcgaaatcttaaaatgcctaaaactgcttaaaatgggtcaattatagtctgttgatacatattagagcattatatggccagaaattacagaaaaacaccatattttgggttttccaaaatgacctccccaaaaaaaaagtcataccccccccttgtcgattttggtcaaaagtggtgaaatcttaaaatgcctaaaaatgctaaaaatgggtcaattacagtctgttgatacatattagagcataatatggccagaaattacagaaaaacaccatattttggaatttccaaaatgacctccccaaaaaaaaagagtcacacccccccttatcgattttggtcaaaatgggTGAAATcttgaaatgcctaaaaatgctaaaaatgggtcaattgtagtctgttgatacatattagagcataatatggccagaaattacagaaaaacaccatattttggaatttcaaaaatgacctccccaaaaaaaagagtcacaccccccctgatcgattttggtcaaaattggtgaaatcttaaaatgcctaaaaatgctaaaaatgggtcaattacagtctgttgatacatattagagcataatatggccagaaattacagaaaaacaccatattttgggttttccaaaatgacctccccaaaaaaaaaagtcatacccccaccttgtcgattttggttaaaattggtggaatcttaaaatgcctaaaactgcttaaaatgggtcaattatagtctgttgatacatattagagcataatatggccagaaattacagaaaaacaccatattttggaatttccaaaatgacctccccaaaaaaaaagagtcacacccccccttatcgattttggtcaaaattggtgaaatctttaaatgcctaaaaatgctaaaaatgggtcaattacagtctgttgatacatattagagcataatatggccagaaattacagaaaaacaccatattttggaatttcaaaaatgacctccccaaaaaaaaagtcacacccccccatgtcgattttggtcaaaattggtgaaatcttaaaatgcctaaaactgcttaaaatgggtcaattatagtctgttgatacatattagagcattatatggccagaaattacagaaaaacaccatattttgggttttccaaaatgacctccccaaaaaaaaagtcataccccccccttgtcgattttggtcaaaattggtgaaatcttaaaatgcctaaaaatgctaaaaatgggtcaaatacagtctgttgatacatattagagcataatatggccagaaattacagaaaaacaccatatttggggatttccaaaataacctccccaaaaaaaaagtaataccccccccttgtcgattttggtcaaaattggtggaatcttaaaatgcctaaaactgcttaaaatgggtcaattatagtctgttgatgcatattagagcattatatggccagaaattacagaaaaacaccatattttggaatttccaaaatgacctccccaaaaaaaaagagtcacaccccccttatcgattttggtcaaaattggtgaaatcttaaaatgcctaaaaatgctaaaaatgggtcaattacagtctgttgatacatattagagcataatatggccagaaattacagaaaaacaccattttttggaatttccaaaatgatctcccccaaaaaaaagagtcacacccccccttatcgattttggtcaaaattggtgaaatcttaaaatgcctaaaaatgctaaaaatgggtcaattacagtctgttgatacatattagagcataatatggccagaaattacagaaaaacaccatattttggaattt is a window from the Centropristis striata isolate RG_2023a ecotype Rhode Island chromosome 18, C.striata_1.0, whole genome shotgun sequence genome containing:
- the LOC131991543 gene encoding uncharacterized protein LOC131991543, encoding MTCYYQNIQSNFVLLPVCLIPPSSALAATVPPESSADPPPAAPLHQPPAELPSHWKDQLPSYQQAWIRQTLFKANPRTGKPELVSQLKLWWYPPQAPLIHAQPPASPDLFFCRPLFLWMPQKMWQFPLTCICPACAKHRLTAAGVYRTVRKVLDIDGWYDLATEYLECKGCSKKYPAWSEDILGQLDMGHRSQFPALLTYRYSCGVRVLRMMRERTMGNSATQLFKKLQEQHSEAWMERVLQYLSACEPFARSAVVRPPVFAEPPCLPALPKPKWLLAVYARDVLSRLHEVKAKITSIFGSVLKMDSTKKVTKKLAGAAAGTAAWCTNVGNEYGQVLVSVLTAGEGQALDAMAAGLVRRYSEVGEAPPKVIYVDRDCCSQRGPCRVKAMFTGWDELQVRLDIWHFMRRFAAGVTTEAHPLYGVFMARLSTCVFQWDPEDVAALRRAKEGELAARGVGHISEEAVTTLITRRELALHCRRRTRGAEETSRLIGSLVSLFDSPSGKDTLGVPLLDHERIQQIWKEQQKHLSCIQDPEDFPLYIKTGTLKKGNVELCCYRCARGSTSLESFHLHLNRFIPGTSASDAHFQAYLLDGLMRWNDDRMEEAVKGASSIRSYGSALREAVDQLSQKVLGRRWDERYRTPGAYTGELLGMEYLYSQTGKELTPVLQDTEEEDRLVEEVNDEDIQDEGYVEESVEDITVPVLYEDDPSRAVQSRPSSSPGLQASSQPPPPPPPQASAPPADVLPSSSTSGEAQGEVIGPDGVAGWDKVQDLAACLVDLHEAPYLTELQVGQIVRLWTALPEVDKQRVDYQPRHQERLTHGRFKAPKRSGVTPGVESVKRCLIGHPGGPAQWPSTSRLVEAMCIKLCTLHKSPTKKAGVSTPRWSKILGAYHHIRELVLNTPRVMAETTLQLFEQKGELDQTLTGKRRRPVRGLLIHIALHTWSPSGLYSLANAFIPADAFLGLISSKIQHAV